A region of Streptomyces sp. WMMC500 DNA encodes the following proteins:
- a CDS encoding transglycosylase SLT domain-containing protein, translating to MTHRHGLRRRRLWATGVLALALGAGLIQAPASRAEAPPPSSVEEVWDQLQPAVPAGEPVSAPPAADAVAPGERAEVLGENWKSSGDRAWTTSGDATGFHVLVADSRDGYAWRTAATLSEPGFDTDTWIGNACVTGSGDRAVVVYAPRTFTNDPVLMGRGGFTAVVDLETGKVRKLPVKSSLSYYNPGCGTGDSAVLTQSGGDRDATRLTLVDVPRAAPAEPVEVAGQVTSAVPVDGEVYAAAAGRVVRVAESGRMEAVARTGGVPYRLTPDADGGLAFLDHGGRETARAAHLTAGQLAEGPATPRTLAEGPLNGAGLTRTAAGEVWLTGEIKQVAAGLPDGVRVKAGIPRDAAASTRGAAVVTAVTGADGGQTDGAVADAAAPRPVRIEMTALATGEDVSFSLAPGTVASGEAADAAAAEEPPRTMASRTELIESERTCSVPRNAPRNQAMQPKPRQVEWAVDQAVKGTLNSHISRPANWKNLDMPAYQPQSADMFPRPTLSGGGQIPAQIALGVAMQESNMWQASRYTVPGVTGNPLIGNYYGIDLYDGDSANDWDINWAEADCGYGIMQITDHMRRSGKEDGAPTAWPYQKQRAVALDYTANIAAGLTILAEKWNQTRNAGMTLNNGDPAKLENWFFALWAYNSGFYPESEAGANGGAWGVGWFNNPANPEWDPARDNFMEDRYGNPQHSDAAHPQDWPYPEKVLGFAAQPPEALEAPSTTVPAFRPATWNGTDGDALTPGSAKYHRAGVKPPMTLFCTGANDCDPEAVTSPAGPCGRSDSKCWWNGDATWKDDCAATCGNEFVRFNSSYPEEADGTAYPPNCALDDVPANALLIDNLGENMPSIRPGCEKRWTNAGEFTADFGPGETQNGTQVWPAKTDFHQIGGGFGAGFYFAHGRAPDEKGWRLRVEGTWAFDRGVTGPGLVAVHLPDHGARTEYARYEIETANGTEERIIKQHGEGNRWVLLGAFPFDNKPIVRLDNLVPGGQGEDNVAFDAAMVIPVAGEFVENRVDAAAYFDENQNLDAYPFAEVLATPFADRGELHDWATKRSGDAIGADACSGDPTSSCVGPAMKQAMQSWHNQAEAAGTDPVDHPPGTSIPAWLNFSNPHTQRPDSADKPGWFDLDDGSFKIRSSVTVSYIVLDTGDILQGTERAEFDDRTGDTHLPQFVRDTFAAVEEDYGIEAPNLDFSATDLNEHTGTTTPTDTNRTGVIPGRAYEPAASGPTPITDTGQPASDSVPADCVAVQYTSGGSIGYRIAVSDEALLHQSVGNWASELQFHPNVAPEVWLVASDITNYFFKDTIGALFSHAPPIWQELHFWSCADGSVRKPGDHELLRSSYMPNQYLYVNDRAAGTDGRPSNSAAPVRRGDYYAFTNPLGGDSPYGRCTNTSGHASNPWDIDLLDSPGINPEGGHCTTASYFD from the coding sequence ATGACACACCGGCACGGATTGCGCAGACGCCGCCTGTGGGCGACCGGCGTGCTCGCGCTGGCGCTCGGCGCCGGTCTCATCCAGGCACCGGCCTCGCGGGCGGAGGCGCCCCCGCCCTCGTCGGTCGAGGAGGTGTGGGACCAGCTCCAGCCGGCCGTGCCGGCCGGCGAGCCCGTCTCCGCACCCCCGGCCGCCGACGCGGTGGCCCCCGGCGAACGGGCCGAAGTGCTGGGTGAGAACTGGAAGTCCTCCGGCGACCGGGCCTGGACCACGTCCGGGGACGCCACGGGCTTCCACGTCCTCGTCGCCGACTCGCGCGACGGCTACGCCTGGCGCACGGCGGCCACACTCTCCGAGCCCGGCTTCGACACCGACACCTGGATCGGCAACGCGTGCGTGACCGGCTCCGGCGACCGGGCCGTGGTGGTGTACGCACCGCGGACGTTCACCAACGATCCCGTGCTGATGGGGCGTGGCGGGTTCACGGCCGTGGTCGACCTGGAGACGGGCAAGGTACGCAAGCTGCCCGTGAAGAGTTCGCTGTCGTACTACAACCCCGGCTGCGGAACGGGTGACTCGGCCGTGCTGACCCAGTCGGGCGGGGACCGCGACGCCACCCGGCTGACGCTCGTGGACGTGCCGCGTGCGGCCCCGGCCGAGCCGGTGGAGGTGGCGGGACAGGTCACCTCGGCGGTGCCCGTCGACGGCGAGGTGTACGCCGCTGCCGCGGGCCGGGTCGTACGGGTGGCGGAGTCCGGGCGGATGGAGGCCGTCGCCCGTACCGGCGGGGTTCCGTACCGGCTGACGCCGGACGCCGACGGCGGCCTGGCCTTCCTGGACCACGGCGGCCGGGAGACGGCGCGCGCGGCGCACCTGACCGCCGGGCAGCTCGCGGAGGGCCCGGCCACGCCGCGTACGCTCGCTGAGGGCCCGCTGAACGGCGCCGGCCTGACCCGGACCGCCGCCGGCGAGGTCTGGCTGACCGGCGAGATCAAGCAGGTGGCCGCCGGTCTGCCGGACGGCGTCAGGGTGAAGGCCGGTATCCCGCGGGACGCCGCGGCGTCCACCCGCGGCGCGGCGGTGGTGACCGCCGTGACCGGTGCGGACGGCGGCCAGACCGACGGTGCGGTGGCCGATGCCGCCGCGCCGCGTCCGGTGCGTATCGAGATGACCGCGCTCGCCACCGGCGAGGACGTCTCCTTCAGCCTCGCCCCCGGGACGGTCGCCTCCGGCGAGGCCGCCGACGCCGCGGCGGCCGAAGAGCCGCCCCGCACCATGGCCTCCCGCACCGAGCTGATCGAGAGTGAGCGGACCTGTTCCGTGCCGCGCAACGCCCCCCGCAACCAGGCGATGCAGCCGAAACCGCGGCAGGTGGAGTGGGCGGTCGACCAGGCGGTCAAGGGCACGCTGAACAGCCACATCTCGCGTCCGGCCAACTGGAAGAACCTGGACATGCCCGCCTACCAGCCGCAGTCGGCCGACATGTTCCCCAGGCCCACGCTCTCCGGCGGCGGCCAGATCCCCGCGCAGATCGCGCTCGGGGTGGCCATGCAGGAGTCCAACATGTGGCAGGCGTCCCGCTACACCGTCCCCGGTGTCACCGGCAACCCGCTGATCGGGAACTACTACGGCATCGACCTGTACGACGGCGACTCCGCGAACGACTGGGACATCAACTGGGCGGAGGCCGACTGCGGCTACGGCATCATGCAGATCACCGACCACATGCGGCGCTCCGGGAAGGAGGACGGCGCGCCGACGGCCTGGCCGTACCAGAAGCAGCGTGCGGTGGCCCTGGACTACACCGCCAACATCGCCGCCGGCCTGACCATCCTGGCCGAGAAGTGGAACCAGACCCGCAACGCCGGAATGACCCTGAACAACGGCGATCCGGCGAAGCTGGAGAACTGGTTCTTCGCCCTGTGGGCCTACAACTCCGGCTTCTATCCGGAGTCCGAGGCCGGGGCGAACGGCGGTGCCTGGGGCGTCGGCTGGTTCAACAACCCCGCCAACCCCGAGTGGGATCCGGCCCGTGACAACTTCATGGAGGACCGCTACGGCAACCCGCAGCACTCGGACGCCGCCCACCCGCAGGACTGGCCGTACCCGGAGAAGGTGCTCGGCTTCGCCGCCCAGCCGCCGGAGGCACTGGAGGCGCCCAGCACCACCGTCCCGGCCTTCCGCCCGGCCACCTGGAACGGGACCGACGGCGACGCGCTGACCCCGGGCTCCGCCAAGTACCACCGGGCCGGTGTCAAGCCGCCGATGACACTGTTCTGCACCGGCGCCAACGACTGCGATCCGGAGGCCGTCACCTCGCCCGCCGGGCCCTGCGGGCGCTCGGACTCCAAGTGCTGGTGGAACGGGGACGCGACCTGGAAGGACGACTGCGCCGCCACGTGCGGCAACGAGTTCGTACGGTTCAACTCCAGCTATCCCGAGGAGGCCGACGGGACCGCCTACCCGCCCAACTGCGCGCTCGACGACGTTCCCGCAAACGCGCTCCTCATCGACAACCTCGGCGAGAACATGCCGTCCATCCGGCCGGGGTGCGAGAAACGGTGGACCAACGCGGGCGAGTTCACCGCCGACTTCGGACCTGGTGAGACCCAGAACGGCACGCAGGTCTGGCCCGCCAAGACGGACTTCCACCAGATCGGCGGGGGCTTCGGCGCCGGGTTCTACTTCGCGCACGGCCGGGCCCCCGACGAGAAGGGCTGGCGCCTGCGGGTCGAGGGCACCTGGGCCTTCGACAGGGGGGTGACCGGCCCCGGCCTGGTCGCCGTCCACCTGCCCGACCACGGCGCCCGAACGGAGTACGCCCGGTACGAGATCGAGACGGCGAACGGCACCGAGGAACGGATCATCAAGCAGCACGGCGAGGGCAACCGCTGGGTGCTGCTCGGCGCGTTCCCGTTCGACAACAAGCCCATCGTCCGGCTGGACAACCTCGTACCCGGCGGCCAGGGCGAGGACAACGTCGCCTTCGACGCAGCCATGGTGATCCCCGTCGCCGGCGAGTTCGTGGAGAACCGAGTCGACGCGGCAGCCTACTTCGACGAGAACCAGAACCTGGACGCATACCCGTTCGCCGAGGTCCTGGCCACGCCCTTCGCCGACCGCGGCGAACTGCACGACTGGGCAACGAAACGCAGTGGCGACGCCATCGGCGCCGACGCCTGCTCCGGCGACCCCACCAGCAGTTGCGTGGGCCCGGCCATGAAGCAGGCCATGCAGTCCTGGCACAACCAGGCCGAGGCAGCCGGCACCGACCCGGTCGACCATCCACCGGGCACTTCCATACCGGCCTGGCTGAACTTCTCCAACCCCCACACCCAGCGGCCGGACAGTGCCGACAAACCCGGCTGGTTCGACCTGGACGACGGATCGTTCAAGATCAGATCCAGCGTGACGGTGTCCTACATCGTGCTCGATACCGGGGACATCCTCCAGGGAACGGAACGCGCCGAGTTCGACGACCGCACGGGAGACACCCATCTGCCGCAGTTCGTCCGGGACACCTTCGCCGCCGTCGAGGAGGACTACGGAATCGAGGCCCCGAACCTCGACTTCAGCGCCACCGACCTCAACGAGCACACCGGCACGACCACCCCCACCGACACCAACCGCACCGGCGTCATCCCCGGCCGTGCGTACGAGCCCGCCGCCAGCGGACCCACGCCGATCACCGACACGGGACAGCCGGCCTCAGACAGCGTGCCGGCAGACTGCGTGGCCGTTCAGTACACCTCCGGCGGATCGATCGGCTACCGGATCGCGGTGAGCGACGAGGCGCTTCTCCACCAGTCCGTCGGCAACTGGGCTTCCGAGCTGCAGTTCCACCCCAACGTGGCACCGGAGGTCTGGCTGGTGGCATCCGACATCACCAACTACTTCTTCAAGGACACCATCGGCGCGCTGTTCAGCCACGCGCCACCGATCTGGCAGGAGCTGCACTTCTGGTCCTGCGCCGACGGCAGCGTCCGCAAGCCCGGCGACCACGAACTGCTCCGCTCCAGCTACATGCCCAACCAGTACCTGTACGTCAACGACCGCGCGGCAGGCACGGACGGCCGCCCCTCCAACTCCGCGGCGCCCGTCCGGCGCGGTGACTACTACGCCTTCACCAACCCGCTCGGCGGCGACAGCCCGTACGGCCGGTGTACGAACACCTCCGGGCATGCCAGCAACCCCTGGGACATCGACCTTCTCGACAGCCCCGGCATCAATCCCGAGGGAGGGCACTGCACGACGGCTTCGTACTTCGACTAG
- a CDS encoding GH116 family glycosyl hydrolase has product MTVDHAGRTGAHDCRPGTGCCPPRGSAVPDGLNRRGFVALGAAAAVALGLPPRGAVAVPAEKGLDQRWFKELGRRGEGTAYRGDALRNVGMPVGGVAAGQVYLAGDGRLWLWEVDNPDSFPYGGADWQGLHYAEPLPVTTPFATGFALRWKSEKGTGGTRALDGTGFGDVVFRGRYPVGTVTYADPAVPLAVTLDAYSPFVPTAVDDSSLPVTVLEYALRNTSDRPLAAELLGFAENPVCLRSRTAQPVTLTAAAFDGEAVGVQFGARRGTLPEPPREEIVFEDWERTDYARWTATGTAFGTGPVTEVECPDYFKRFGDLGVSGTRFVTSHHFRAGGDAAAADGHQGKLVSEPFTIERRYVAVSVGGGSQAGKACVNVVVDGATVASFTGRNAEPMAPRAYDVSAHEGKRATIEIVDESTGGWGHLNVDRIRFTDVPVAEQPLDDLTDHGTFALAAAHPDARVRPSVADWSTPGALFDSPDAPAEADGGRARSGEGQAGTVTVPVRLAPGATARVRFVLAWHFDRVDRQLFGYLTGAGSLRRHYGTRFADARAAAAHIGRRGDELAAATHDFVRTWYEDATLPHWFLERTLAPASTLATSTAHRFQDGRFYAWEGLYCCDGTCTHVWNYAQSAARLFPALERDTRERVDLGLAFHEDTGAVDYRGEAARHVAHDGQCGNVLRTYREHLMAPDAAFLTRVWPRVRKATEYLTRADALDGRLADGVLEGEQYNTLDASWYGEIPWISGLYVAALHAAAAMADEMADAAFAAECRELAARGTKELEARMWNERYGYFEHLVDPAHADAINSNRGCHIDQMYGQAYAFQLGLPRVFPEDKARTALANLYRHNFLPDAQSYKEVSGIPGGRVYSTAGEAGTVMCTWPFGGSDTAPGTGEPFAIGYFNEVWTGQEYQFAAHLMHEGMTDEALAVTRAVHDRHSAEKRNPYNEIECSDHYARAMMSHAVYLAATGFDYHGPRGRLGFAPRMERGGDFAAAFVTAAGWGLYRQRRRGRTLTARAELRYGVLRLTSLAAPARAGARAATAEVTGRDGRRRRVTVRGTVAEGARTAAEFAEEVVLRAGETLEVTYR; this is encoded by the coding sequence ATGACCGTCGACCACGCCGGCAGAACCGGCGCTCACGACTGCCGTCCCGGCACCGGCTGCTGCCCGCCACGGGGCTCCGCCGTGCCGGACGGGCTCAACCGGCGCGGGTTCGTCGCGCTCGGGGCCGCCGCCGCCGTGGCGCTGGGGCTGCCGCCCCGGGGTGCCGTGGCCGTGCCGGCCGAGAAGGGGCTGGACCAGAGGTGGTTCAAGGAACTGGGGCGGCGGGGGGAGGGGACCGCGTACCGCGGGGACGCGCTCCGCAACGTCGGGATGCCCGTGGGCGGGGTGGCGGCCGGGCAGGTCTATCTCGCCGGGGACGGGCGGCTGTGGCTGTGGGAGGTGGACAACCCCGACAGCTTCCCCTACGGCGGCGCCGACTGGCAGGGGCTCCACTACGCCGAACCGCTCCCGGTGACCACGCCGTTCGCCACCGGGTTCGCCCTGCGCTGGAAGTCGGAGAAGGGGACGGGCGGAACCCGGGCGCTCGACGGCACCGGGTTCGGGGACGTGGTCTTCCGCGGGCGCTATCCCGTCGGCACCGTCACCTACGCCGACCCCGCCGTCCCGCTCGCCGTCACCCTCGACGCGTACTCCCCCTTCGTCCCCACCGCCGTCGACGACTCCTCGCTCCCCGTCACCGTTCTCGAGTACGCCCTGCGCAACACCTCCGACCGTCCCCTCGCCGCCGAACTCCTCGGCTTCGCCGAGAACCCCGTGTGCCTGCGCAGCCGCACCGCCCAGCCGGTCACCCTCACCGCCGCCGCCTTCGACGGGGAAGCCGTCGGTGTGCAGTTCGGCGCCCGTCGGGGCACGCTTCCCGAGCCGCCGCGTGAAGAAATCGTTTTCGAAGACTGGGAGCGTACGGACTACGCCCGCTGGACCGCCACCGGCACCGCCTTCGGCACCGGACCCGTCACCGAGGTCGAATGCCCCGACTACTTCAAGCGCTTCGGCGACCTCGGCGTCTCCGGCACCCGCTTCGTCACCTCCCACCACTTCCGCGCCGGCGGCGACGCCGCCGCGGCCGACGGCCATCAGGGCAAGCTCGTCAGCGAGCCGTTCACCATCGAGCGCCGCTACGTCGCCGTCAGCGTCGGCGGCGGCAGCCAGGCCGGCAAGGCGTGCGTCAACGTCGTCGTGGACGGCGCGACCGTCGCCTCCTTCACCGGCCGCAACGCCGAGCCGATGGCCCCACGCGCGTACGACGTCAGCGCCCACGAGGGCAAGCGCGCCACCATCGAGATCGTGGACGAGTCGACCGGCGGCTGGGGCCACCTCAACGTCGACCGCATCCGGTTCACCGACGTCCCCGTGGCCGAGCAGCCCCTCGACGACCTCACCGACCACGGCACCTTCGCGCTCGCCGCCGCCCACCCCGACGCCCGTGTCCGCCCCTCCGTCGCCGACTGGTCCACCCCCGGCGCCCTCTTCGACTCCCCCGACGCCCCCGCGGAAGCGGACGGCGGGCGCGCCCGCTCCGGGGAGGGCCAAGCCGGGACCGTCACCGTCCCCGTACGCCTCGCGCCCGGCGCGACCGCCCGGGTCCGCTTCGTCCTCGCCTGGCACTTCGACCGCGTCGACCGGCAGCTCTTCGGCTACCTCACCGGCGCCGGCTCGCTCCGCCGCCACTACGGCACCCGCTTCGCCGACGCCCGCGCCGCCGCCGCGCACATCGGGCGGCGCGGCGACGAACTCGCCGCCGCCACGCACGACTTCGTCCGCACCTGGTACGAGGACGCGACCCTCCCGCACTGGTTCCTCGAACGGACCCTCGCCCCCGCCTCCACCCTCGCCACCTCCACCGCCCACCGCTTCCAGGACGGCCGCTTCTACGCCTGGGAGGGCCTCTACTGCTGCGACGGCACCTGCACCCACGTGTGGAACTACGCCCAGTCCGCGGCCCGCCTCTTCCCCGCGCTGGAGCGCGACACCCGCGAGCGCGTCGACCTCGGCCTCGCCTTCCACGAGGACACCGGCGCCGTCGACTACCGCGGCGAGGCCGCCCGGCACGTCGCCCACGACGGCCAGTGCGGCAACGTGCTGCGCACGTACCGCGAACACCTCATGGCCCCCGACGCCGCGTTCCTCACCCGCGTCTGGCCGCGCGTCAGGAAGGCCACCGAGTACCTGACACGCGCCGACGCGCTCGACGGCCGCCTGGCGGACGGCGTACTCGAAGGCGAGCAGTACAACACCCTCGACGCCTCCTGGTACGGCGAGATCCCCTGGATCTCCGGCCTCTACGTCGCCGCCCTGCACGCCGCCGCGGCCATGGCCGACGAGATGGCCGACGCCGCCTTCGCCGCCGAGTGCCGCGAGCTGGCCGCGCGCGGCACGAAGGAGCTGGAGGCGCGGATGTGGAACGAGCGCTACGGCTACTTCGAGCACCTCGTCGACCCCGCCCACGCGGACGCCATCAACTCCAACCGCGGCTGCCACATCGACCAGATGTACGGCCAGGCGTACGCCTTCCAGCTCGGCCTGCCGCGCGTCTTCCCCGAGGACAAGGCGCGTACCGCGCTCGCGAACCTCTACCGGCACAACTTCCTGCCCGACGCGCAGTCCTACAAGGAGGTCTCCGGCATCCCCGGCGGCCGGGTGTACTCCACCGCGGGCGAGGCGGGCACCGTCATGTGCACCTGGCCCTTCGGCGGCAGCGACACCGCGCCCGGCACCGGCGAGCCCTTCGCGATCGGTTACTTCAACGAGGTGTGGACCGGGCAGGAGTACCAGTTCGCCGCCCACCTCATGCACGAGGGCATGACCGACGAGGCGCTGGCCGTCACCCGCGCCGTGCACGACCGGCACAGCGCCGAGAAGCGGAACCCGTACAACGAGATCGAGTGCTCCGACCACTACGCGCGCGCCATGATGAGCCACGCCGTCTACCTCGCCGCCACCGGCTTCGACTACCACGGGCCGCGCGGGCGCCTCGGCTTCGCGCCCCGGATGGAGCGCGGCGGGGACTTCGCGGCGGCGTTCGTCACCGCCGCGGGCTGGGGCCTGTACCGCCAGCGCCGCCGGGGCCGCACGCTGACCGCCCGCGCGGAGCTGCGCTACGGGGTGCTGCGGCTGACGTCGCTGGCCGCGCCGGCGCGCGCGGGCGCGCGGGCCGCCACTGCGGAGGTGACCGGGCGGGACGGGCGCCGCCGGCGCGTCACGGTACGCGGGACGGTGGCGGAAGGGGCGCGGACGGCGGCGGAGTTCGCCGAGGAGGTCGTGCTGCGCGCGGGGGAGACGCTGGAGGTGACGTACCGGTGA
- a CDS encoding serine/threonine-protein kinase: protein MTSTPSAGLFKPLEQSDPAVVGGYRLAAVLGTGGMGKVYLSYTPGGRPIAIKVIRAEFSEDPEFRRRFQREVQAAQRVQGLYTAPVIDSDTEGPQPWLATAYVPGPSLAHAVAQHGALPLGSVLLLSVGVAEALHVIHGAGIVHRDLKPANVLLASDGPRVIDFGIARAAESTALTGTGVSVGTPSFMAPEQAAAGTIGPATDIFALGQIAAFAAIGSPAYGEGSSHAVLYRIVHEDPDLSRVPAELLPLVTRCLTRDPDGRPSLTEVIELCHEISPEPLRQGEDWLPRSVAGSITERLQLPEPAKTPPPQPTVAPTPTQYAPQQPAPGPANPYPPAGFPPAAAAPTQTAPGVPGAMPPPPGHPMRPTPPPGHRPPPPAVHGPYAHPQPPKRKRTGLIVAASVVGAIAVLAIIGALLPNDSGKDDASKSPGSSAGANTGGGADGPEEEAASGAKDKPRPDPEPVSYEGIDITQNYAVMLADDPPRPEEGDVQYSGHDLYYYVDTLFSDSWIGSDNGKFILLNNAQEGSLETCRAETRYTEKITLDQISAGSQFCVLSDAGHIAVATYGGEGESGDATYVTFDLTIWRNAEEPVAD, encoded by the coding sequence ATGACAAGCACGCCTTCAGCCGGCCTTTTCAAGCCGCTGGAACAGAGCGACCCGGCCGTCGTCGGGGGTTATCGGCTCGCCGCCGTGCTCGGCACGGGCGGCATGGGAAAGGTGTATCTCTCCTACACGCCCGGCGGCCGGCCCATCGCGATCAAGGTGATCCGGGCCGAGTTCAGTGAGGACCCCGAGTTCCGGCGGCGCTTCCAGCGGGAGGTCCAGGCCGCGCAGCGGGTGCAGGGCCTGTACACCGCGCCGGTCATCGACTCCGACACCGAAGGCCCGCAGCCCTGGCTGGCCACCGCGTACGTGCCGGGCCCCTCGCTTGCGCACGCCGTGGCGCAGCACGGCGCACTGCCGCTGGGCAGCGTGCTGCTGCTGTCCGTCGGGGTCGCCGAGGCCCTGCACGTCATCCACGGCGCGGGCATCGTCCACCGCGACCTCAAGCCCGCCAACGTGCTGCTCGCCTCCGACGGCCCCCGCGTGATCGACTTCGGTATCGCCCGCGCCGCGGAGAGCACGGCGCTCACCGGCACCGGGGTCAGCGTGGGCACCCCGTCGTTCATGGCGCCGGAACAGGCGGCGGCCGGCACGATCGGGCCGGCCACCGACATCTTCGCCCTCGGCCAGATCGCGGCCTTCGCGGCGATCGGTTCACCGGCCTACGGCGAGGGGTCCTCGCACGCGGTGCTCTACCGGATCGTGCACGAGGACCCCGATCTCAGCCGGGTGCCGGCGGAGTTGCTGCCCCTGGTGACCCGCTGCCTGACCCGCGACCCGGACGGCCGGCCGAGCCTGACGGAGGTCATCGAGCTGTGCCACGAGATCTCGCCCGAGCCGCTGCGCCAGGGCGAGGACTGGCTGCCCCGGTCGGTCGCCGGTTCGATCACCGAGCGGCTGCAGTTGCCGGAACCGGCGAAGACCCCGCCGCCGCAGCCGACCGTCGCGCCGACACCGACCCAGTACGCGCCGCAGCAACCGGCGCCGGGCCCGGCCAACCCGTACCCGCCGGCCGGGTTCCCCCCGGCCGCCGCCGCGCCGACGCAGACCGCGCCGGGCGTCCCCGGAGCGATGCCGCCCCCGCCCGGCCACCCGATGCGGCCCACTCCCCCGCCGGGCCACCGCCCCCCGCCGCCGGCCGTCCACGGTCCCTACGCACACCCTCAGCCGCCCAAGCGCAAGCGGACCGGGCTGATCGTCGCCGCGTCGGTCGTGGGAGCCATCGCGGTCCTCGCGATCATCGGCGCCCTGCTGCCGAACGACTCCGGCAAGGACGACGCGAGCAAGTCACCGGGCAGCAGCGCCGGCGCCAACACCGGTGGCGGCGCCGACGGTCCGGAGGAGGAGGCGGCCTCGGGCGCGAAGGACAAGCCGCGGCCCGACCCGGAGCCGGTCTCGTACGAGGGCATCGACATCACGCAGAACTACGCGGTCATGCTCGCCGACGACCCCCCGCGGCCGGAGGAGGGGGACGTCCAGTACAGCGGCCACGACCTGTACTACTACGTCGACACCCTCTTCTCGGACTCCTGGATCGGCTCCGACAACGGGAAGTTCATCCTGCTGAACAACGCGCAGGAAGGCTCTCTGGAGACCTGCCGTGCGGAAACCCGCTACACCGAGAAGATCACCCTCGACCAGATCAGCGCGGGATCGCAGTTCTGCGTGCTCAGCGACGCGGGCCATATCGCGGTGGCGACGTACGGCGGCGAGGGCGAGTCGGGCGACGCGACGTACGTCACCTTCGACCTCACGATCTGGCGCAACGCGGAGGAACCGGTAGCGGACTAG